The Pecten maximus chromosome 10, xPecMax1.1, whole genome shotgun sequence region TAACTAGCATACCATGGTGGTTTCCTTGTAGCCATCTCAAATATTGTACACCCAACACTCCAAATGTCTGACTTCTTGCCGTGCCCTGTCTCGTTGACGACCTCCGGAGCCATCCAGAAAGGTGTGCCTTTCATGGACTTGAGGATCTGCGACTGGCCCATACTTAGGTTGATACACAGACGTTTGGCACATCCGAAGTCTATGAGCTTGATAATCCCATTAGGCATCAGCATCACATTACCTCCCTTGATGTCCCTGGATGATATAGAAATGTACCTTACAGATTTGTGGGTAGAATGTAATCATTTACAGAAGTTTTTGTCACTATAAAAATCTCCAGCAAGTTTGAATGAAAATGAGATTAAGgtataaacaaaaagaaatcaTGATTTGGTCATTCTTGAAGATTTCTCATGTGTGCACAAGGTGCCAACTGCCCTCTGGTGGATAACTTGAAACAATGACTTGTTCAGACCAAAATATAACTAACTTAGTATAATTCCATTTTCTTCATCCGTAATTATGTGCACATACATTATTATCCTAAATCTGCAATAACATACCTGTCCATATCCTAAATCTATTATAACATTTTTACCTTTAAATATCCTCAATCTGtgtaaaaattttttttacctgtgaATGACATCATTAGCGTGAAGGTACTCCACGCCCTCTAGCACCTGTTTGGTGTAGCGACGGAACACAGCCTCATCTAGAGCTCCAAACCTTGCCAAAATGCTTGCAATGGATCCACCAGGGACAAACTGCATAAAGATGCTGACAATGTTCTCCTCTAGACTTGTACCTAGGTACCTAAACATAGTAAAGGAAGGTCAGATCATGTGTAttagatatatgatatatattaacatttctAGTAATTCGTATCCTGCAGACAAACCTTTGCAAGGATTCAGTGTTACCCGGATTATTACCATTAATATTgcttctttgacccatataatatatagttagtttatataatatagtttgtatatataatatatagttagtatatatgataatatagtgagtcaaaaagttgtcttccttcatcatttgtgttactatgttatacataatatatagttattatatataatatgtacattgtgtagtTAGTATCTTTAATACAAAGCTAGCTAGGGcaatatttttttggggggggggggggggggggctgagaTTTATGATAACTTAAAATGAACCTGACAATTTGGTGTGGTTTTCAGGAGATctacatgaaaatattttgtggTTTTAAGGAGGACTACTTGATGTTTATTGTGGCCTACATTCAGGATATGACTTACCCTACAATGTTTTTGTGGTTTAAGGTTTTCAGCAGTTCCACTTCCTCCTGGACCTTCTCGTACTCCCTCTTGGCCTTGTCCTGGTTCCCAGTGTTTAGCTCGATCTGTTTGACTGCTATCAGCTGGCCCTCACTAGTCAGTCCACACCATACCTTTGTAATGTAACAATGCAGATCATAAACAATCACTGAATACTgacatgtatacaaaatcatagctctaactcaaaattgattaaCGAGGGAGAACTatgtataaataaagatttacaTGGAGATTCTCTAAATAGTACAAGGAGactaagaccaggtgttccatGAGAGTAACCATCCCCTGCTTCATCGAGGACACGGGCCATAAaggtcaaatccaggtaatATAATATCCCCCGAGAACCAGGCTTGTGACTCTCATTACTTTGTTGCCATCATGGACATACATATTAAATTGAATTCTTAATCTCCAATATTTGATCATCTTCTCATGACGGCATCCATTTACACATTCTAAATAGGACATAGTCGGACCTACAACAGTGTGGGACCCCTAATTTACTGACTGTGAACAGACCCTATAGATTACTTACTGTGCCAAAAGCTCCCTTGCCTAGGACGTTGCCCTTCTTCCATTGGATGGTATCCTCAACACTTGACTGGGTACTGATCATGGTACAGGCACTGTCTGGTCTACTGATGGTCCCTATAAAGCTCACGATAGTCTAGATAACACAAGAATTATGTGTTATTAAGTGTCTTGTCTGTCCTGCTTTGTCAGTACATTAAGTTTTAAGCAAATTCCAAATTTCACTaaaatttctgtattttacGAGAAAgaacccaaaatatctccatgtTAATAAGATCATAGTATGGTCCAAAGCACCTTATATCTGTTATAGACATGGGAAAATACTGATGCATTGCAAAGAAATCATTGCACATTCATTTAATCTCAAAATTCATCTTATAtgacatttttatcaaaaaataacTCTTTCTGAAAAATGACTGGAAAATgatctgatatacatgtattaccagaACTTGTTCCCATTTGACTATAaactaatttgtaaatcaaGTGGAGAAGCAATAATTAAAACGATCATAATATATCAACTTAAGACTCTAGCTCAAAATACaccaaaatattaacattcatGGAACTGATATATGATATGTTGAAAGGTCTGTACTACAATGCAACTATAATCCAGATTTGTTGGGTTTATAACACTCAAAAATTGAAAGTCGGCtactttttgagaaactgagctTAACTCAAAACTTTTAAGTCCCGATTCCCAGCACCCCTAATTATCAGCCACTGAACCATAAATTCTGGATGATAATCGATAAATGAAGaatgtgttgagatgtccaatATCTGATTTAACCAAAAATGTACATACCAAGTTTGGGTAAAGTTGAATCTATAAGCCTAAAACTTACTGAAAAGAAAGTAACGCTGTAGTCTCACTTTCCCGATATTACCAACCTACATTCATTTAGGGTCCCAACCAAGCATGCGACATGTTTGTCCATTAACTAGCTATAAACTACCAATGCTTTTACCTATATAGTCAATGATAACTCTCAGATCTGATCAGTGATATCACTTGTCTATAAGACAATACTTACATCACCATCAGCTGTAGCATCGTTTAGGTCCTGATCACCTGTGTCTCCAGGTAAGACACCACTCTCCTGTACCTGTAATAATGACAACCCAGAGATCTAGAGTGAGAGATATAACATATTTAAGGGCTTGGAAACTGAATTTTATTATCAACTATTTtttctgaatattttttttttttatttttaaattttttcttttataattacatcttattttttccttttttttttctttaattttcaaaatgtaaatttcaacatttctGTCAAATGTTTTGATAATACTGAAACACTTTTTTAAGTGTTTGAAGCTATCACACATACAAGACATGTAAATTCATCTTGTGATCTGTTTGTGATCATCAACTTACCCTGTAGTCTGTGCTCCGCCTCAATGATTTGTCTTTGGAAGCCGATACATTTTTCTCATTCTTGATCTCTGTGAACCTTCCAGCGGACCTGACCTTTCCAGCCCCAGCAGAGTTTGGTCTGGTCATCCCCAGAGGAGGCTTTCTCCCTGGAACTGGCTCCATAGAACTTGTCTCTGGTTTAGGGATATGCTCATGTGTTGCTGGCGACCGAGAACTGCCCGCATACAACTCCATTTGTTTAAAACTGTTCATGATTTTTGCTATTTGTTTGGCCTCATTATCAACATCAGCcatggccttgacctttgacctacttgcTCCTGCATCAATCATTGCCTTGACCTTTTTCCCCAGGTTAAAGTTTTCTGCATGAAATACATTCAAGAGATTTGGATTTGTTGGATGAGGGACCGAAAGGTCCTCATATGATTCCGACTGCCTGACTGCAGACAGAGAACTCTTGGCATGGAAAGGAGAATTTTGGGGTGCTGAGGACAGTTTCCTTAACACTGCTGTATCTGCCTCAGAGAATGTACTGGCCAAAGACTTCGAACCTGATTTCAGGGATCCATGTGACTTCAATGTGGAACAAGCTGACGGAACCGTATTACTCAAAATTTCCTCAATTACTTCTTCAATATTCTCATGTTCATTATCATTTCTTTCTTCACTCTTTGTTTCAGAAAATCTCCTCTCTCTTCGAGTGGTCCTGCTTTCTCTTTTACTGTGACCTATGGTGAAGTCAAAATCATCATTATCTGAGTATTCAAAGTTATCAAGGTTTTCTAGTCTTGGAACACGAGGGGTTCTACGGACACTATCCACTACCTCTATATGGACTTTTTCAGGAGAGTTAGGTTCTTGTGGTTTTTTGTCTTGTGTTTTTGTAACAGTCCTTTGACCAGAAGTCTGCCTGTTTTCTggtttttcatatttctttgaGGTTTTCCTACTTGAAGAAAGAGATCCGGAATTCCTGTCAGACTGTTTAAATGAAGAATCACTCTGTGAACTTCTCAAACCTCCCATAACAGAAGAGTCCCTTCACAATCCTATCCTCTAAGTCATTTATACTACTACGGACTGTGGCTCCAGACATTACCACTGACCTCTCCTCTAACCCAGCATTCCTCTCCTCCAGCACATTTCTGCTACGTACAGAATTTCCTGATGTGACAACCACCCGTTCTTTAGAGGATGATCTTGTCCCTCTGGTCTCAGAGCTTTGCTTACGACTGCGAACTGAAGCCCCAGACATGACTTCAGCCCTTTCCTTTGAGGAAGAAGGAGCACTCTTTTTACCATTACTGTGCCTCCCACTTTGTGCAGAATTTGATAAGGAAACACTTTCAGGTGGATGTTTAAACATATCCACATTGTTTTTACTTTTGGCACCTTTGAAAGGGAGATCAACTCTGGGACTGGGCTCAGAACCGTCCTGTTTTACAACTCCAAGTAAATTACTTAACACTTCAGCTTGAATATTGTGATCAAATTTCTCTATAGCTTCAATTGTCTTGTGGAGAACATGACCACCAGACTTTAGTGAGGGTGACTCAGGGATAGGTGTGAGTTTACCCATCAGAATATTACGATGGATTTCTGCCATAACTTCATCATGCTCTGAGGGTAAAGCATCTGGAGGTTCCATTATACTCCCGTCCATTTTATTGAAGTAAGCATTCATATCTAATTGCACAGATGACGGAGGAAGATCTGACCCCAGAGCATTATACAGGCTGAACCCAGGAGTGAAGGATGCCTGTGTCATGTCTAAATTCATTGGTCGGTAGCCATCTTGTAACATGACAGGAAGTTGAGCTTCAGCACCCTTGACCTCTGGTTTGACCTCTAGGAACCTGGGCGTGGAAGAGTTGGACGTTGGATCAATAGGATGATTTGGTATCCGGAGCTTGTACGTCATTCCTTCCCTAGGAGTGTCATTGTCAAGACTGTCACTGTCTGAAGAATCTGAGGAATCTGTGTCTGTTCGTTTGACTGCTATCACATCCGAAGTGTCCACACAATGAGTTGCCACATGCCACCCGATCCCAGAGATCAGTGCCACATCCGACTGTGCTGCTTGCTTACTGAGTACCAGGTCAGCCTCATTCCGTTTCTTCCTCTTCCCCGATTTTGTCCGTTTTGTTTTTCCACTTTTAGGCCTACCACTTGTCCCTTCATCAGAGTTCTTCCCTTCCTTACTTTTATCCCCACGTCGCCTTCCTTGTCTGTTTAGTCCAGCAGATGCAGGTTTGTCCTTTGAAGTTGGTCTTTTAGCACTTTTCCCTCTACTTTTCATTGAGGTTTGAGTTTTAGACCGATCATAAGCAGGTTTTCCAACAGTATACCCATAACTTGTAGCTGACACACCCCTCCCATTCACCTTCCCATTGTTCACTTTCTCCTCAGACTCTGTCTTGTAAGGCTTCATGTCCTCAAATGGGTTTACAATGACAGGTGTCTGTACAGGGGCTGTTAGTGGAGACACCACATGTTTGGGTTTTGATACCCGAGGTGAATTTTCTGACACAATCTCCACTAAGGGTCCTTTACCAGCACTGGCAGGTTTGTACTGAAATGTCTTTTTGTCAGATAGCCCATTCTCTCCACTAGATGACCTTTCCTGGGGATCTGTTCTGGATGTTAATGAACCTTTAGTATTTCTGTCCCCATTTTTCACTTCTTGTAGCGTACTTAATGATGATGATTTCAGTGTTTTTGAAGTATTATCTTTGCTCGACTTGTTGACATTATTACTTGCTGTTGATCTAGGTTCCTGTGGAACATTCGTGTCACTTTGGGACTTCCTCACTCCCGATGTTTGTCTTGACCTTGAGGCTGAGTTGCTAGGTTGAGAATTATTCTGAGAGGAGGAGGTAGGCTTtgaagatgatgatgacataGGCTGTGGTACAGAGGCTCTTACAGAAGCATCAGACCTCGGCTCTCTAACTGAGGCCCCTGATCTGACTTGTGTCCCCCTGCTAGAGGGTAGAGTTGTAGCACTTTTCCGTACATTTTCAGACACAGCACTTGTTCCTCTGTTAGAGGAGATAGATCCAGCACTTTTCTTTACACTATCACTGACAACACCAGTATTCCCCGACAAGCTTGAATGAGATTTTGTCACTTTAACATCAGAGGTTTGCCGACGTGTAGCTGATGACTGTGTTGGATTTAGATAAGAAGGAGTAGGGTTATTCCCCTTGTTaacacttcctgttggcagAGTTTCAGACTTTCGAGCTGGTGAATGAGATGCTTTCCTTGGGTTTCCAGCTGCTAGCTGTCTATTTCCAACGGAGTCATTTATATTTTCCTTGCCAACAAAATTACTAGATGCCCGTGATGCTATGCTCACATCTCCTTTCTCCATTCTCTGCTTTTTTACCTCTTCCTTGACATTTGATAACAGTTTTGTGGACACTACATGCAGTCCAGTAGCATTAGGAGAGGAGCTTACCACTGGCTCCTCCCTCAATGACTGTGGACTATATCCACGTGACCTACGCTCACCAGATCTACATCGACCGTCTGATTTGGCACTTTTGGCATCCTTCAAAGACTTCTCCGAAGCTTTGGCATTTAGAAGGTTTTGCATCATCACTTCCTCTGTGAGTTCACTACTTGACGTTTTACTGGGAAGTGATGTACAAGTCCCTATTTTCTGTGTATGGACCACAACCCTGTCTTTCACAGGCTTTGTGGATGGCTGATCCTGCTTGGCACTATTTTTTGAACTTGGACTTTTTTTGGAACCGGGACTACTTTTTGAACCAGGACTACTTTTAGGTTCAACTGTTCGTAGATTTGACACTagtttgttttgtgtattaaCACTGACAACTGAGTATGACGATGGCACCTCCATTGTCTCTTTGTTAGATGAGATtccttttttgttgttgactCGTTGCCGTGGTTTCGCTGCAGTTGGTCGTATGACTTCTGACATCACCATGTCATCACTGGACACAGACGACCGATCCTTGCTTCCAGTTGATGATAAGTCACTTCCCGATGAGTGAATTAAAATGTCTTTAGGACGACTTTCCTCCAAAATAAACTCCTGTTTGAAGATGGAGGGACTACGTAGAAGCTGTCTGGAGGGATTCTGGAATGCctgctttatttttttgtgattatTCTCATCATCTGATCTGGGGGATGGATCCTGTAATATTAAAAGTTACTTTACATTAGTTATTTACTTAAATGTATCCAAAACACTaacattatcaaaatatcatgaaaattaaacaatacatttgaaaTTGCTTCTTCTGTAGAAAAAACAGTTTGCTTTTATTATGTAGTGTATGTCAGAAAACATCTATCTACAAAATTGAAGAATTTTCCTTAAATCATAAACTTAATGGTTAAAACATGACTTTTTACAAAGATATAAAATGTCCTTGGGCCTTATATATAAGGTCATCCTAGTAAGTTCTGCTatatatttcagtcaatttgacccattttgacCCTGCATGCCCATCACTGATCAGCCCCTGGCACTCCAAAACTCACTCAAAACTCAGATCATTCTAACAAGGTTTGAATTACTTCCAATTGCAATTAAAGGAATGAAGCTTAAAAATGTgacttccctatataaactgGACATGTTCCCCCTCACCAGGAGGAACTaagagaccccagggtcatgtaattaacaattttggtaAATAACCTTTTGACCCTTCTGTCTATGAAGAGTAATTGATTCTACATGCAtatctgggtcttgagaagaagatttttgaaatttcagtaatAATACTATTTTTGCCccacctctctgtcccctaaAGGAAGTGGGGACCATACTATTAATACCTTTTGTTGAGTTTTGGCCTTGGAACATTTCTGgaaattttcattgaaataataTAAGCTCAAGAGGTTTTGAAAAGAACGGACAATGGATGACAGACAACAGGAGACAATGGACAATAGGCAATTGCATACCTGTAGGTCACTTGAAATTTCATCTCAGGTAGTTTCTATAATtatgaatatcatatttattataataataattttttttatgtttttcagCTTTTATTGTCACCTTaatttttgtaaacaaatacaaaattgtataaaacCTGATTTTAATGTTACAGACTTATTAATAGGAGTTCCAATAGTAAATACTTGAATATGAAACTTTAAATTGAACATTACTGACCTTGGAATTCCAATCAGCATTGGCCATACACGACTCCAGACAGCTGTGGGCTTTCTCCCCCATCATTGTGGGGGTAGGGGGCAGCACTTTAGAGGAGGTAGGGAATAGCGGAGCATTCTGTACAGGTGTTTGGCACTTGTTCAACAGGCCCATTCGATCTGACATAAAACAACACAGGAAATGTACAGACAAAGAAAGACAAAGCTATaatgaaattcaaaacaaaGTACCTTGTTTACaacattatatgtacattgtttacTGGTTATGAACAGGATTCTCTACTGAGAAAAGGAAAAGAGTTGTAAGTCTACAAACATATTATGTCATTGAAACATGATCAAAAGCCAAACTAATATtcttgagttatctcccttagttaAGTAGTGTTGAAAGCCagtttgttttcagtttttgaaaataatatttcctGTAAGTTGTAAAATTAAAGAAGATTTATTTAGTAATAACATTTCttgaacaaaatatatttcttaaataacccAAAACAATGCATTATCTGAATCAAAGCATATCTCTCATTACAAGCAAAAAGTTTGAATACAATTCTTTTACTGAGTGATTAACCTCAAAACAAAATAGACTTTAATAACTATGCTAtcatttttatgtatatatatctactggtGTAGCATTTACAATTAGTAAATTCTGTGTTATAATTTGAGGTATCAGCTGGCACATATCTTGAATGTTGTAGGAAATCAAAATGACACACTGGAGAAGAGACACATCTAAAAAAGGATATTAattcaaaatgcatgaaaattaattaatatgatgAAAATTGTTACCTAAATCCAACACAAGGTTGTTAGAGCTACACACACGTCCCTCACACGGCTTTGTGTGGCCAGTTGTGCCCCTTTCCAAGGGAGTTCTCAATGGTGTTAGTCTCGGGGAGTTTAAACAAGCATCACCGAAGTCATCTGACTGACTTAGCGGCTGACACATAGATACAGATCGACCTGGTGAGAAACATAGACACAAACATGGCCGTCAGTTACAGGGGAAAAACACCGAGgtaattatagtaacacagAACACACATCAGTTACAGGGAAAAACACAGAAgtaattatagtaacacagAACACACATCAGTTACAGGGAAAAACACCGAGATAATTATAGTAACATAGAACACACATCAGTTACAGGGAAAAACACCGAGgtaattatagtaacacagAACACACATCAGTTACAGGGAAAAACACAGAAGTAATTATAGTCACGAAGAACACACAACAGTTACAGGGAAAAACACCGAGgtaattatagtaacacagAACACACAACAGTTACAGGAAAAAACACTGAGGAAATTATAGTCACACAGAACACACATCAATTACAGGGAAAAACACCGAGgtaattatagtaacacagAACACACATCAGTTACAGGGAAAAACACTGAGgtaattatagtaacacagAACACACATCAGTTACAGGGAAAAACACTGAGgtaattatagtaacacagAACACACATCAGTTACAGGGGAAAACACAGAAgtaattatagtaacacagAACACACATCAGTTAAAGGGGAAAACAACGAGGTAATTATAGTAACACGGAACACACATCAGTTACAGGGAAAAACACCGAGgtaattatagtaacacagAACACACATCAGTTACAGGGGAAAACACCGAGGTAATTATAGTAAAACAGAACACACATCAGGTACAGGGAAAAACACTGAGgtaattatagtaacacagAACACACATCAGTTACAGGGAAAAAAACAGAAgtaattatagtaacacagAACACACATCAGTTACAGGGAAAAACACCGAGATAATTATAGTAACACAGAACACACATCAGTTACAGGGAAAAACACTGAGATAATTATAGTAACACAGAACACAATTCAGTTAAAGGGAAAAACACAGAAGTAATTACAGTAACACAGAACACACATCAGTTACAGGGAAAAACACTGAGgtaattatagtaacacagAACACACATCAGTTACAGCGAAAAACACAGAAGTAATTACAGTAACACAGAACACACATCAGTTACAGGGAAAAACACCGAGgtaattatagtaacacagAACACACAAAGTCATCAGTTAGACTCAAAACACACTCACAGCTATCAGTTACAGGAAACACACACAAAGATAAATGTGACAGGgaaaacacaaacaacattttTAGGGAAAATATATAGAGACAAGAGTTACAGGGAAAACATACAGTGCCAACAGTTACAGGGAAAACATACAGAGACAACAGTTACAGGGAAAACATACAGAGACAACAGTTACAGGGAAAACATACAGAGACAACAGTTACAGggaagacagacagacacaacaGTTAAAGGGAAAACATACAGAGACAACAGTTACAGggaagacagacagacacaacaGTTACAGGgaagacatacagacacaacagTTACAGGGAAAACATACAGTGACAACAGTTACAGGgaagacatacagacacaccaGTTACAGGGAAGACATACAGAGACAACAGTTACAGGgaagacatacagacacaccaGTTAAAGGGAATGACATACAGAGACAACAGTTacagggacaacatacagacaCAACAGTTACAGGGAAAACATACAGAGACAACAGTTACAGGGAAGACATACAGAGACAACAGTTACAGGGAAGACATACAGAGACA contains the following coding sequences:
- the LOC117336675 gene encoding uncharacterized protein LOC117336675, with protein sequence MPESAEEERGGSRLGSGSRATPNSASQANIGAQLEANRKRIGSAKYYDIASTLMGKGHTGDLEELFLAAARDGDYDRIEDFLLRSGKDHLVSIDVKDKRTGNTSLIWAAKRGHTKIVQLLLKHGADITLRNYDGQTAVEVASTSIRTLLLDSIDRSTESSHRLLLQACWQGNARVLNKLLNEGKVKDINCKNAEGLTPLLLVARDIQLFERQAIQQNRPYNPAEVVTTLLAHRADIHAVDEDGKTCLHYASQSKASLAQTVVQALITGGPDIDLKDKRLFAPIHCASQSGNTECVEVLINGGSCVNCRGFAGTTPLHITAYNDNERTACSLLKLGADVTLTDDRGLTPVDLARGKKMKTTLKEAWAEATQGHAPTNLAPVKAPSRQETRTSLEELNKKGRKGGEVIFDNMPSNPFANMKNTPSKGRLVSRHLSLKDKEKARRAEEAMNNSVTPGPYVKEGVRRLGLTRNQQPTPLPKGKGYQRLPAISPDRMSIDRNQDCPSPFTRNSRFRRSLDETRLSYSRNSPNMASFPNPGPSKRRVSPLSSKDGCLTPLSCDYDSGPGSSRLTQCSPTLGQRPRHQRSGSDTLPTTNLAEIAASCDPFHKTGRSVSMCQPLSQSDDFGDACLNSPRLTPLRTPLERGTTGHTKPCEGRVCSSNNLVLDLDRMGLLNKCQTPVQNAPLFPTSSKVLPPTPTMMGEKAHSCLESCMANADWNSKDPSPRSDDENNHKKIKQAFQNPSRQLLRSPSIFKQEFILEESRPKDILIHSSGSDLSSTGSKDRSSVSSDDMVMSEVIRPTAAKPRQRVNNKKGISSNKETMEVPSSYSVVSVNTQNKLVSNLRTVEPKSSPGSKSSPGSKKSPSSKNSAKQDQPSTKPVKDRVVVHTQKIGTCTSLPSKTSSSELTEEVMMQNLLNAKASEKSLKDAKSAKSDGRCRSGERRSRGYSPQSLREEPVVSSSPNATGLHVVSTKLLSNVKEEVKKQRMEKGDVSIASRASSNFVGKENINDSVGNRQLAAGNPRKASHSPARKSETLPTGSVNKGNNPTPSYLNPTQSSATRRQTSDVKVTKSHSSLSGNTGVVSDSVKKSAGSISSNRGTSAVSENVRKSATTLPSSRGTQVRSGASVREPRSDASVRASVPQPMSSSSSKPTSSSQNNSQPSNSASRSRQTSGVRKSQSDTNVPQEPRSTASNNVNKSSKDNTSKTLKSSSLSTLQEVKNGDRNTKGSLTSRTDPQERSSSGENGLSDKKTFQYKPASAGKGPLVEIVSENSPRVSKPKHVVSPLTAPVQTPVIVNPFEDMKPYKTESEEKVNNGKVNGRGVSATSYGYTVGKPAYDRSKTQTSMKSRGKSAKRPTSKDKPASAGLNRQGRRRGDKSKEGKNSDEGTSGRPKSGKTKRTKSGKRKKRNEADLVLSKQAAQSDVALISGIGWHVATHCVDTSDVIAVKRTDTDSSDSSDSDSLDNDTPREGMTYKLRIPNHPIDPTSNSSTPRFLEVKPEVKGAEAQLPVMLQDGYRPMNLDMTQASFTPGFSLYNALGSDLPPSSVQLDMNAYFNKMDGSIMEPPDALPSEHDEVMAEIHRNILMGKLTPIPESPSLKSGGHVLHKTIEAIEKFDHNIQAEVLSNLLGVVKQDGSEPSPRVDLPFKGAKSKNNVDMFKHPPESVSLSNSAQSGRHSNGKKSAPSSSKERAEVMSGASVRSRKQSSETRGTRSSSKERVVVTSGNSVRSRNVLEERNAGLEERSVVMSGATVRSSINDLEDRIVKGLFCYGRFEKFTDSSSRKTSKKYEKPENRQTSGQRTVTKTQDKKPQEPNSPEKVHIEVVDSVRRTPRVPRLENLDNFEYSDNDDFDFTIGHSKRESRTTRRERRFSETKSEERNDNEHENIEEVIEEILSNTVPSACSTLKSHGSLKSGSKSLASTFSEADTAVLRKLSSAPQNSPFHAKSSLSAVRQSESYEDLSVPHPTNPNLLNVFHAENFNLGKKVKAMIDAGASRSKVKAMADVDNEAKQIAKIMNSFKQMELYAGSSRSPATHEHIPKPETSSMEPVPGRKPPLGMTRPNSAGAGKVRSAGRFTEIKNEKNVSASKDKSLRRSTDYRVQESGVLPGDTGDQDLNDATADGDTIVSFIGTISRPDSACTMISTQSSVEDTIQWKKGNVLGKGAFGTVWCGLTSEGQLIAVKQIELNTGNQDKAKREYEKVQEEVELLKTLNHKNIVGYLGTSLEENIVSIFMQFVPGGSIASILARFGALDEAVFRRYTKQVLEGVEYLHANDVIHRDIKGGNVMLMPNGIIKLIDFGCAKRLCINLSMGQSQILKSMKGTPFWMAPEVVNETGHGKKSDIWSVGCTIFEMATRKPPWADMNPMAAIFAIGSDKPVPQLPNKFSTDAISFVNACLTRDQTKRLSATQLLQHVFINKKRGSKK